Proteins encoded by one window of Candidatus Odinarchaeum yellowstonii:
- a CDS encoding TATA-box-binding protein: MGKREITYKVENVVASVSLDDRIDLNKLANNISEAEYDPSQFPGLVLRLTDPKAAILVFNTGKMVVTGLRGEEDAPTVVAKVIEKIKKAGIEIKSEPKIQIQNIVASGNLGARLDLETASLTLEDALYEPEQFPGLIYRAKYPKVVFLLFCSGRIVCTGAKKETDVQEAVNKLDKMLTELEIYS; encoded by the coding sequence ATGGGCAAAAGAGAGATAACATATAAAGTTGAAAACGTTGTAGCGTCAGTAAGCTTAGATGATAGAATCGATCTTAACAAGCTTGCGAATAATATTTCTGAAGCTGAGTATGATCCATCCCAGTTCCCGGGTTTAGTTTTACGTTTAACAGATCCTAAGGCTGCTATTCTAGTCTTTAATACAGGTAAAATGGTTGTTACAGGTCTCAGAGGGGAGGAAGACGCTCCTACAGTTGTTGCTAAGGTTATCGAGAAAATAAAAAAAGCGGGTATAGAGATTAAAAGTGAACCTAAAATTCAGATACAAAATATTGTAGCTTCAGGTAATCTAGGTGCTAGACTAGACTTAGAGACGGCTTCGCTTACACTCGAGGATGCTCTTTACGAACCTGAACAGTTCCCAGGGTTAATATACAGAGCGAAATATCCTAAGGTTGTTTTTCTATTATTCTGTTCTGGTCGAATCGTCTGCACAGGTGCGAAGAAGGAGACGGATGTTCAGGAAGCTGTTAACAAACTTGATAAAATGCTCACAGAGTTAGAGATTTACTCTTAA
- a CDS encoding NAD(P)H-dependent oxidoreductase has translation MSKTLVIFYSRTGRTKTIAERVSELLNCELEEVVDLKKRTGILGFLRAGKDAFLKKKTIIKEPLKNPGEYDLLIIGSPVWAGNLPPAIRTYIDKFTSQLPRLALIGTCSGKGNSSKIAVEIEKISGKKLSAIVEVTAKEVSEKKYEAKIQDFINKLKAL, from the coding sequence ATGTCTAAAACACTAGTTATCTTCTATTCAAGGACAGGTAGGACTAAGACTATAGCCGAAAGAGTATCAGAATTATTGAACTGCGAATTAGAGGAAGTAGTCGATTTGAAAAAGCGGACGGGTATTCTAGGTTTTCTAAGAGCTGGTAAAGACGCGTTTCTGAAAAAGAAAACTATTATAAAGGAGCCTCTGAAAAACCCTGGTGAATACGATCTACTAATAATAGGCTCCCCTGTATGGGCTGGGAATCTACCACCAGCTATACGAACCTACATTGACAAGTTTACATCTCAACTACCGCGACTAGCGTTAATAGGAACTTGCAGCGGTAAAGGGAACAGTTCTAAAATAGCTGTTGAAATAGAAAAAATCTCTGGGAAAAAGCTTTCTGCTATAGTTGAAGTTACTGCTAAAGAAGTTTCTGAAAAAAAATATGAGGCTAAAATTCAAGATTTTATAAATAAACTGAAAGCCCTTTAA
- a CDS encoding methyltransferase domain-containing protein gives MPHIFNPENIKVLEDPERERYLPTRVFSDIIKEVVDEGKRNIACEIGVGAGYFTMPLAALFKKVYAIDLSAEMLGYLRSKACAKKIENIKFIQTDKPPVIEEPVDLILFSNVLHELKNLEDYIKWASTKTNIIIDIDWKKENTPGGPPLSDRISLEGAVNMLVKHGFETKNYNVYPYHYFLVGVRYK, from the coding sequence ATGCCTCATATCTTCAACCCTGAAAATATCAAGGTACTTGAAGACCCTGAAAGAGAGAGGTATCTCCCCACCCGCGTATTCTCGGATATAATAAAAGAAGTAGTAGATGAGGGAAAAAGAAATATAGCCTGTGAAATAGGGGTGGGAGCAGGTTATTTCACGATGCCTTTAGCGGCGTTATTCAAAAAAGTTTATGCAATAGATCTAAGTGCTGAAATGCTCGGCTATTTAAGAAGCAAAGCTTGCGCTAAAAAAATAGAGAACATAAAATTCATTCAAACAGATAAACCACCCGTAATAGAGGAGCCCGTTGATCTAATATTATTCTCGAATGTGTTACATGAGTTAAAGAATCTAGAAGACTACATTAAATGGGCTTCTACTAAAACTAACATAATAATAGACATAGACTGGAAGAAGGAAAACACACCGGGAGGCCCGCCTTTAAGCGATAGAATTAGCTTAGAAGGCGCTGTGAACATGCTTGTAAAACATGGTTTTGAAACAAAAAATTATAATGTTTACCCATACCATTATTTTCTGGTAGGAGTCAGATATAAATAG
- a CDS encoding helix-hairpin-helix domain-containing protein: MAENKTPLSEVKGISKKTIEALNKAGITTIGELSRYSLDELQNKIPDLSKTTLKRLIDKINELKTQTEPVKKPVEKTRTEKTRAAKVSAEKTGEKAKPVKEEKPKKEIKSERIKKPSETVKYKIPVKPSEPIRRAIGKVYSFERGGARISNNKVLAHIIDSSKKVEELIGVKVWLKYGKNLVVKGKIINKHGNASNVKIKLDKPVSAAVLNAPIYL, translated from the coding sequence ATGGCTGAAAATAAAACGCCGCTAAGTGAAGTTAAAGGGATAAGCAAAAAAACAATTGAAGCCTTAAATAAGGCAGGTATCACCACAATCGGAGAATTATCTAGATATAGTTTAGATGAGCTTCAAAATAAGATTCCTGACTTAAGCAAAACCACTTTGAAACGTTTAATAGATAAAATTAACGAGTTGAAAACGCAAACTGAACCGGTGAAAAAACCAGTAGAGAAAACTAGAACTGAAAAAACTAGAGCCGCTAAAGTCTCCGCTGAGAAGACAGGTGAAAAAGCGAAACCTGTTAAAGAAGAGAAACCGAAAAAAGAAATTAAAAGTGAAAGAATAAAAAAGCCTTCTGAAACTGTAAAATATAAAATTCCAGTGAAGCCTTCAGAACCTATTAGAAGAGCGATAGGAAAAGTCTACTCCTTTGAAAGAGGCGGTGCTAGAATATCAAATAATAAAGTTTTAGCTCATATCATAGATTCTTCAAAGAAGGTAGAGGAATTAATAGGCGTTAAAGTCTGGTTAAAATACGGTAAAAACCTCGTTGTTAAAGGTAAAATAATAAACAAACACGGTAACGCCTCTAACGTTAAAATTAAACTAGATAAGCCGGTCTCAGCAGCTGTTTTAAACGCTCCTATATACCTATAA
- the corA gene encoding magnesium/cobalt transporter CorA, translating into MIKYNSKEFYERKISSLRELETDIKNVITWINIDTISDYNIINQIGELYGIHHLILEDITHTTQRPKIDVLENYIYLIAKMLQYNKDEEEIKVEQVSFILGKDYVISFQEDKGDVFNIIREAIRHSKGLIRGMGADFLLTSLIDAIVDNYFEICDILEEKIDRLDDEVLTNPSQKTINEINRLKREMIFIRKAVWPLREVVNVLLRIGTPFITQKTVIYLRDVYDHIIQIIDLIETLQEILSSMVDTYLSSLSNKTNEVMKILTIIATIFIPLTFIAGVYGMNFRYMPELEFIWGYPLVVIVMLIVSVIMLLHFRRKKWI; encoded by the coding sequence TTGATAAAATATAACAGTAAAGAGTTTTATGAAAGAAAAATATCTTCCCTCAGGGAGCTGGAAACAGATATAAAAAATGTGATTACATGGATAAACATCGATACAATAAGTGATTACAACATAATCAATCAAATCGGTGAATTATACGGGATACACCACCTTATATTAGAAGATATAACTCATACTACTCAGAGACCTAAAATCGACGTTTTAGAAAACTACATTTACTTAATTGCGAAAATGCTTCAATACAATAAGGATGAAGAAGAGATAAAAGTTGAACAAGTAAGCTTCATTTTAGGTAAAGATTATGTAATTTCATTCCAAGAAGATAAAGGGGACGTATTCAACATTATACGGGAAGCTATAAGGCATAGTAAAGGCTTAATAAGGGGGATGGGCGCGGATTTTTTACTCACTTCTTTAATAGACGCGATCGTTGATAATTACTTCGAGATCTGCGACATATTAGAAGAGAAAATTGATCGATTAGATGATGAAGTATTAACTAACCCCTCTCAGAAAACAATAAATGAAATTAACAGGTTAAAAAGAGAGATGATATTCATAAGAAAAGCAGTCTGGCCACTGAGGGAAGTTGTGAACGTATTATTAAGAATTGGAACACCGTTCATCACGCAGAAAACAGTAATCTATTTGAGAGACGTCTACGATCACATCATTCAAATAATAGATTTAATCGAAACACTACAAGAGATATTATCTAGCATGGTTGACACTTATCTCTCAAGTTTAAGCAATAAAACAAACGAAGTTATGAAGATTTTAACAATCATAGCTACGATATTCATTCCTCTAACTTTCATAGCAGGCGTCTATGGCATGAATTTCAGGTATATGCCTGAACTAGAGTTTATATGGGGTTATCCGCTGGTAGTGATTGTGATGCTTATAGTTAGCGTCATCATGCTACTACATTTTAGAAGAAAAAAATGGATTTAA
- a CDS encoding TCP-1/cpn60 chaperonin family protein: MGQLGGTPILILKEGTSRTRGREAQRANITAAKVIAEAVRTSLGPRGMDKMLVDSLGDVTITNDGATILKEMDVQHPAAKMMVEVAKTQDQEVGDGTTTAVVLAGELLKRAEELLDKNIHPTIIVSGYRKATEKALKTVDEIALDISPDDDQFLKNVAITAMATKVVSGAKDFLADLAVKAVKSVVEKVGDELRVDIDNVKVEKKEGGSVEDTLLINGVILDKEVVHHAMPKKVKNAKIALLDGALEVEKTEFDAKINITQVEQMQAFLEEEQNILRNMVEKIKATGANVVITQKGIDDLAQHFLAKAGILAVRRVKKSDMDKLAKATGGSIVTNVEDITAKDLGEADVVYEKKVGDEQMVFVEGCKNPKSVSVLIRGASELVVNEAERAFHDALCVVRNVILESKVLAGGGAPEVEIARALRDYAETLSGREQLAVIKFAESVESIPRTLAENAGLDPVDILVQLKAAHENGRKWAGVNILDGGVADMDKLNIWEPASVKKQAIKSASEAAQMILRIDDIIAAGKSTAPKPPSPSGAESSEEY; the protein is encoded by the coding sequence ATAGGGCAATTAGGCGGAACTCCGATTCTTATACTTAAAGAAGGAACAAGTAGAACAAGAGGTAGAGAGGCTCAACGAGCTAATATAACCGCTGCTAAAGTGATAGCGGAAGCTGTTAGAACATCTTTAGGCCCGCGTGGAATGGATAAAATGCTTGTAGACAGTCTTGGAGATGTTACAATTACAAATGACGGTGCTACTATATTAAAAGAAATGGATGTTCAACACCCCGCTGCTAAAATGATGGTTGAAGTCGCTAAAACCCAAGATCAAGAGGTCGGCGACGGAACAACTACAGCGGTTGTCTTAGCAGGGGAACTTTTGAAGAGAGCCGAAGAATTGTTAGATAAAAACATTCACCCAACAATTATAGTTTCAGGTTACAGGAAAGCTACTGAAAAAGCTCTTAAAACAGTTGATGAAATAGCTTTAGATATAAGCCCCGACGACGATCAATTTCTGAAAAACGTAGCAATCACGGCGATGGCTACTAAAGTTGTCAGCGGCGCTAAAGACTTCTTAGCCGATCTAGCGGTTAAAGCTGTTAAATCAGTGGTTGAAAAAGTCGGAGACGAGCTTAGAGTGGACATCGACAATGTGAAAGTGGAGAAAAAAGAAGGTGGCAGCGTAGAGGATACGCTTTTAATTAACGGTGTGATTCTTGATAAAGAGGTAGTCCACCACGCGATGCCGAAGAAAGTTAAAAACGCTAAGATTGCCTTATTAGACGGCGCTTTAGAAGTTGAGAAAACTGAGTTCGACGCTAAAATAAATATCACCCAAGTAGAACAAATGCAAGCCTTCCTTGAAGAAGAGCAGAATATTCTCAGGAATATGGTTGAAAAAATTAAGGCTACAGGAGCTAACGTAGTGATTACTCAGAAAGGTATTGACGATTTAGCTCAACACTTCCTCGCGAAAGCTGGTATTTTAGCTGTGAGACGCGTAAAGAAATCAGACATGGATAAACTTGCAAAAGCTACAGGCGGTTCAATCGTCACAAATGTGGAGGATATAACAGCTAAAGACCTAGGTGAAGCGGATGTCGTCTACGAGAAGAAAGTCGGCGATGAACAGATGGTTTTCGTAGAGGGCTGTAAGAATCCGAAATCTGTTAGTGTGCTTATCAGAGGGGCTAGTGAACTGGTTGTGAATGAAGCTGAGAGAGCCTTCCATGACGCTTTATGCGTTGTTAGAAACGTTATACTTGAGTCGAAGGTGCTTGCCGGAGGAGGCGCTCCTGAAGTAGAGATCGCTAGGGCTCTTCGCGACTACGCAGAGACTTTAAGCGGCAGAGAACAGCTCGCGGTTATAAAATTTGCAGAATCAGTGGAATCAATACCTAGAACTTTAGCTGAAAACGCCGGCTTAGACCCTGTGGATATACTAGTCCAATTGAAAGCAGCTCATGAAAACGGCCGTAAATGGGCTGGTGTTAACATTCTAGACGGTGGTGTAGCTGACATGGATAAACTTAATATCTGGGAACCGGCATCAGTTAAAAAACAGGCGATAAAGTCAGCTAGTGAAGCAGCGCAGATGATATTAAGAATTGACGATATCATCGCTGCAGGTAAGTCTACTGCGCCTAAACCACCAAGCCCTTCAGGAGCTGAAAGTAGTGAAGAATATTAA